The following proteins come from a genomic window of Gemmatimonadota bacterium:
- a CDS encoding phytanoyl-CoA dioxygenase family protein, protein MNRRWLNHCLTEDERLEFEDRGYLIIENALSDAKRRQLTRAVDRVNAEEREKQKIEPHNRVHERDFLGRDRAFIDLIDHYTTFPKVWGILGWNIQIYLAHLNVTPPEPPDSKRGLGIGWHQDTGRVNQEMETNPRPRLSVKVAYFLSDTSEPGRGNFHVIPGSQLKNKMKWPNGNRNQMVKGAVPILAPRGTAVIFDRRLWHSASANYWTQPRKVLFYGYAYRWLQARGECNVENFWDELSPIRKQMCRHSPSGIHGYTSPAEEDVPLKGWIREYQGKEAVMP, encoded by the coding sequence ATGAACAGACGCTGGCTAAACCATTGCCTGACAGAAGACGAACGGCTCGAATTTGAAGATCGGGGTTATCTGATTATTGAAAACGCGCTGAGTGATGCCAAAAGAAGACAACTGACCAGAGCCGTTGACCGCGTCAATGCCGAAGAACGCGAAAAGCAAAAAATCGAACCACATAATCGAGTCCACGAACGCGACTTTCTGGGGCGAGACCGTGCATTTATTGACCTCATAGATCACTACACCACATTCCCAAAAGTTTGGGGGATTTTGGGCTGGAATATTCAAATCTATCTGGCACACCTGAACGTCACGCCTCCCGAACCACCAGATAGCAAACGCGGTTTGGGAATCGGCTGGCATCAGGATACCGGGCGCGTGAATCAGGAAATGGAAACAAACCCGAGGCCCCGCTTATCGGTCAAAGTGGCCTACTTCCTATCGGACACAAGCGAACCGGGACGCGGCAATTTTCACGTCATACCGGGAAGCCAGTTAAAAAATAAGATGAAGTGGCCGAACGGAAATCGCAATCAGATGGTAAAAGGCGCCGTCCCCATCCTCGCCCCCCGGGGTACAGCCGTTATTTTTGACCGTCGATTGTGGCATTCGGCAAGTGCAAATTACTGGACGCAACCCCGCAAGGTGCTCTTCTACGGCTACGCTTACCGCTGGCTTCAAGCCCGCGGTGAATGCAACGTGGAAAATTTCTGGGATGAACTAAGTCCAATCCGAAAGCAAATGTGCCGGCATTCCCCATCGGGCATTCACGGCTACACATCCCCAGCAGAAGAGGATGTGCCATTGAAAGGCTGGATCCGAGAATATCAGGGAAAAGAAGCTGTGATGCCTTGA
- a CDS encoding peptidylprolyl isomerase: MVGDVTLIRINGAEVLLSDIVRQMGVADNLRFFDEFKRRELIRQLARREGVCAAREDIQHKVNDWRYQHRLERVEDTEAYLAKRGITLQDVAEDAEVRRLEFLLSEKIAKGQVESYFAQHTLEFDEAEVCWIFHADKGVIDEVDLQIREDGADFYAMARRFSQDARTRSGSGFLGRVRRKQLPKGIAARVFAVSPGEILGPEKVSKGFALYLLQERYPATLNERIKKEIRKLLFNQWLQREVQKADIRYPIWQGKLPK, encoded by the coding sequence ATGGTAGGAGATGTGACACTAATTCGGATCAATGGTGCCGAGGTGTTATTAAGCGATATCGTGCGGCAGATGGGTGTTGCTGATAATCTGCGTTTTTTTGATGAATTTAAACGCAGAGAATTGATCCGGCAACTCGCCCGACGCGAGGGTGTTTGTGCAGCGCGTGAAGATATTCAGCACAAGGTGAATGACTGGCGGTATCAACATCGCCTCGAACGGGTGGAAGATACAGAGGCCTATCTCGCAAAGCGAGGTATTACACTTCAGGATGTGGCAGAAGATGCCGAGGTGAGACGGCTGGAGTTTTTGCTGTCTGAGAAGATTGCTAAAGGACAGGTCGAATCCTATTTCGCGCAACACACCCTGGAATTTGATGAGGCGGAGGTTTGCTGGATTTTTCACGCGGATAAGGGTGTGATTGACGAGGTTGATTTGCAGATACGAGAAGATGGCGCAGACTTTTACGCGATGGCGCGTCGGTTTTCTCAAGATGCACGCACGCGATCAGGTAGTGGCTTTTTGGGTCGTGTGCGGCGCAAGCAGTTGCCAAAGGGGATTGCTGCGCGCGTTTTTGCCGTGTCACCAGGTGAAATTTTGGGACCGGAAAAAGTATCGAAAGGCTTTGCGCTGTATTTGTTGCAAGAACGCTACCCAGCAACCCTAAATGAACGAATAAAAAAGGAGATCCGCAAGCTTCTGTTTAATCAGTGGTTGCAACGCGAAGTACAGAAGGCAGATATACGGTATCCGATTTGGCAGGGGAAACTCCCCAAATAG
- a CDS encoding HlyD family type I secretion periplasmic adaptor subunit — protein sequence MAEPLLETPAETISPGVIQGQDDAAEEVHAFMGSLRPFWGRALLYIVLLFVIVAITWAWWSKVDVVASAPFRLVPLGQVKTMQAQRGGEIELIGVKEGDHVEKGQVLFKLKSWETWGELREWEQAKMAFQKAEYDFKTVLPQRARLNRETIGALEQRLSVLQRFMEAHQDALEDYQSNAGGIEGSKTKMSDAGLQAQIGFRQAEIDHLKGEFLQQKTLFERELISRADMNRARVQYLSALSALPSRMSEIYKNEMAVADLKRQITEARIAHEREASQMQHVYETARLRLEQARKRIDRTLEAESDLILAPESGIVTQVMVNVVGQVINKGQPLIALAPASAPMIAEVMVLNKDVGLLKVGQLVKLKYDAYAFQDFGIKRGWLTSISPDAVIDESIGPMFKCVVELEENTMRVKGYDKPLMFGMKGTAEIMTDRQSVLLMLLSPLRQLYESAKYDVEEGAL from the coding sequence ATGGCAGAACCACTTTTAGAGACACCAGCAGAGACAATATCTCCCGGTGTAATCCAGGGACAAGATGACGCAGCAGAAGAGGTGCATGCATTTATGGGATCTTTGCGGCCCTTTTGGGGGCGAGCATTGCTCTATATTGTCCTGCTGTTTGTGATTGTTGCCATTACCTGGGCGTGGTGGAGTAAGGTAGATGTGGTGGCATCAGCACCTTTTCGGCTTGTGCCCCTCGGACAGGTGAAGACGATGCAGGCGCAGCGAGGCGGTGAGATTGAGTTGATTGGTGTGAAAGAGGGGGACCATGTCGAGAAAGGGCAGGTGTTATTCAAGCTCAAATCCTGGGAGACGTGGGGAGAGTTGAGGGAATGGGAACAGGCAAAGATGGCTTTTCAAAAGGCAGAGTACGATTTCAAGACGGTGTTGCCTCAAAGGGCGAGGTTGAATCGAGAGACGATAGGGGCATTGGAACAACGTCTTTCTGTTTTGCAGCGGTTTATGGAGGCGCACCAGGATGCGTTGGAAGATTATCAAAGCAATGCAGGCGGTATTGAGGGATCGAAAACCAAAATGTCTGACGCGGGATTGCAAGCGCAGATCGGTTTTAGACAGGCAGAGATTGATCATTTGAAAGGGGAATTTTTGCAGCAAAAGACGCTGTTTGAGCGCGAGTTGATCAGCCGAGCGGATATGAATCGCGCGCGTGTGCAGTATTTGAGTGCTCTGTCCGCACTTCCGTCGCGCATGTCGGAGATATACAAGAATGAAATGGCAGTGGCTGATCTCAAGCGTCAAATCACAGAGGCGCGCATTGCACACGAGCGCGAGGCATCGCAGATGCAACACGTTTATGAGACTGCACGCTTGCGATTGGAACAGGCGCGCAAACGCATTGATCGCACCCTGGAGGCCGAGTCGGATCTGATTTTGGCACCTGAATCGGGAATTGTCACACAGGTGATGGTGAATGTAGTCGGACAGGTGATCAACAAGGGACAGCCTCTAATTGCACTGGCACCAGCCTCGGCACCGATGATTGCAGAAGTGATGGTATTGAATAAAGATGTGGGTTTGCTTAAAGTTGGGCAGTTGGTCAAGCTGAAATACGATGCGTATGCTTTTCAGGATTTTGGCATCAAACGCGGATGGCTTACATCCATCTCGCCCGATGCGGTGATCGATGAAAGTATTGGACCGATGTTTAAGTGCGTTGTTGAACTGGAAGAAAATACCATGCGCGTGAAGGGATATGACAAGCCTCTGATGTTTGGTATGAAGGGGACAGCGGAGATTATGACAGATCGGCAATCGGTTTTGCTGATGTTGCTTTCTCCTTTGCGACAGCTTTATGAGTCGGCGAAGTACGATGTTGAGGAGGGTGCGTTGTGA
- a CDS encoding ATP-binding cassette domain-containing protein: GNVMGPIMGLIGIWPQVQEARIALDRLNDVYDTQIEDARQQGQGLVLKHLEGRVVFEGVFFRYGVGSDEPYVLNNIDLILEPGQKVAIVGRSGAGKTTLVKLVPRLFDPSEGRVTLDDMDVRDLDPHWLRRQVGMVMQEPFLFSGTIAENIAIGQSDADMDRILEVAKLSCVHDFVSDMPLGYETKVGEQGVGLSGGQRQRIAIARALYCDPKILIFDEATNALDTDSEQAIQANLDLFLDARTALIIAHRLSTVRDADAIVVLDKGHIVEMGTHDELMVQQGLYYHMCSQQLQVV; encoded by the coding sequence TTGGCAATGTGATGGGACCGATTATGGGGTTGATTGGGATATGGCCGCAGGTGCAGGAAGCGCGTATTGCGCTGGATCGGTTAAATGATGTGTATGACACGCAGATAGAGGATGCGCGGCAACAGGGTCAGGGTTTGGTCTTAAAGCATTTGGAAGGGCGCGTGGTTTTTGAGGGGGTGTTTTTTAGATATGGTGTGGGTTCTGATGAACCGTATGTGTTGAATAATATAGATCTGATTCTTGAGCCGGGTCAAAAAGTTGCGATTGTGGGACGCAGCGGCGCGGGTAAGACGACGTTGGTAAAGTTGGTACCTCGTTTGTTTGATCCGTCAGAGGGTCGCGTGACCTTAGATGATATGGATGTGCGAGATCTGGACCCTCATTGGTTGCGGCGTCAGGTGGGTATGGTGATGCAGGAGCCGTTTTTGTTTAGTGGTACCATTGCAGAAAATATCGCTATTGGTCAGTCAGATGCGGATATGGATCGCATTTTGGAAGTGGCGAAATTATCGTGTGTACACGATTTCGTGAGCGATATGCCTTTGGGCTATGAGACAAAGGTGGGTGAGCAGGGTGTGGGATTATCGGGTGGACAACGACAGCGGATCGCGATTGCACGGGCGCTGTATTGTGATCCGAAAATTTTGATTTTTGATGAGGCGACCAATGCCTTAGATACAGATTCAGAACAGGCGATACAGGCAAATTTAGATCTGTTTTTGGATGCTCGCACGGCGTTGATTATTGCGCATCGGTTGAGTACAGTGCGCGATGCGGATGCGATTGTGGTGCTGGATAAGGGTCATATTGTGGAGATGGGCACACACGATGAGTTGATGGTGCAACAGGGGTTGTATTATCACATGTGCAGTCAACAGTTGCAAGTAGTATGA